In Antechinus flavipes isolate AdamAnt ecotype Samford, QLD, Australia chromosome 6, AdamAnt_v2, whole genome shotgun sequence, the sequence TTGATGCTCTGAGTCCTGCGCCTCTCTTTGCGGTTGGCGGTACCCCGGCGCTTCACTGGACGGGGTCCCCCCAGGCCCGGAGGCCCGCTCCCGGGTGGCACTCCTCCGTAATGGGAGTGATCGAGCCCTGCCGCGCCGTTAGCGTACTCGGGGCTATAGGACAGTGCCATGCTGTAGTCAGGGGGAGACATCTCCGGGTGACTGATGAGCCAGCCGTGGAAATAGGGGTTCTCCTCGTGGCCACAACGGCTGGCGGCGGCTGCAGCGGCcgcagcagcagcggcggcgaAGGGGTAACCCTCATGGTGCACCACCGGGTGGTGTGGGAAGCCTCCCACGAGACTCATTTCGCACGTTGGGCCCCAACCTAGCGTCCCACGGTGTCCTCAACCACGAGGCCCTAGAGCCTACCGGTTGCACCCGGGGGTTGGGGCCAGGAGCTGCTGCCTCctcactcctcttcctcctccaccccgtcccaccccccaccccccagcctcCCCTACCTCGAAGCAGTAGCAGcacctcttcccctccccccagcccccgCAGGCCCTCAGAGGGGCTTCAGCAGCACCGGTCCAGCCTGAGGCTATCCATAGAGCTGGCCAAGTTCCCGGCGTGGTCACGGATGCGCAGCTAGGCTCTCTCCTTCCTCgtcttctctgcctcttccttcttcctggcTAATCGAGGTTATTGCTGCTGCAGTGTGGAAAGGGTGTCCTTTCGTGCTCATGCAAAAGTCCCTGTTCTCCTCCAAAAGTATCTCCGGGGCCCTGGGTTTCCAAATCTCAGTTTCCGAGGAGGCGAcgaaacagcagcagcagctggcGAACGAATTTTACCAGGTTGCGCCTGACTCAGATAGGGCGAGCAGGGAAGGCAGTTCCTCTCTCCCGCTCTTCTCCACTGCTCGGGGGATCACTTCCTAGAGTTGGATCCTGTAGGGCCCGCAGCGCAGCCCTGAGGGAGGCAGGCACAGAGACTACGGGGAGAGGAGTCTTGCTGGACTGGCCGAGTCTCAGAGGCCACGGGAAGGGGAATCTACCAGTCACAGTGAAAACACCTCCATCcgattctcccctccccctctcttcttccctctcccctccccccaaccagACCCCCCGGTTTTGAttcttgggtctttttttttttttccctttaatgctTTGAGGGGTTGGGGATTTGTTTGTTTCTGCCTGTCCTTGAATGTGACTTTTGCCGCTAAGAACTCGTTCGcgttccctttcctcttctctcttggaTCCTTTGACGTTCAGAGCGATATCAGCGCATCCATTTTTTGTGGCCGCTTTCTTGCGTCCTCTGGGGCTCGGAAGACGCCGGGGCCGCAACCACTTTTCAGCGAGGCCGACCGCTTGGTTCTGCTGACTGGGCCTGGCTTGCCTGACTCGGGGGTAAGCTCGCGATCCGTAGAGGTAGAGGAGGCGGCGGCAGCAGCGAAAGTTTCGGGGGCGACTTTCTTGGGCTGGTGGCGGTGCCGGGAACAAGCCGATTTCCCCAGCAAGAACTCCATGTACAGCTACATCTTTAGGGCAGCTCGGGTTAATATATGTCGTCAGAGGCTGTCCACGCCAATAGCGGCGAGGCAGGGGCGGTGCCTTGGGCTCTCCGCAATAAAACTTTTTGATGTTCACGTTGCTAATTGCTGAAGTCCTCTTTTAGGATTGGCTATCCTTTCATATCCATAAGATAATTAAAACGAAggggatttttttaaactttttttttaaatcagccagTGGTTAATGCAACAGTTTAGCAGATgctttactatttaaaaaaatatataaatatcctCTAAAATAACCGGATCTTCTCAAGCCAGGTATGGTATCATTTCCctttgtcattattatcattttttgatTAAGCACAGATActaattttaaaagctttaaaaaaatggattaaagaataaaaggaaaccCCGACATGCATTCTTCCTTATGTCTTTGGAGTAGCAAAATAATGTCGATTCTGTGCCAGCCTCAGGACCAAGTTTAGTCTAGGTTTTTATTCATGCCTTCATATGTATTCTATATGTATACAATCAATGACGTTAGGAACAGTCTTCCCTTTCTCGTCCCGAAGCCCAGAGCTGCTTCCAAGGAAGGGTTTTACTTGGGAGAGGAGGCTACAGCATCTGCAAGTGTATTTCTTTTCCTAACCGATCTCCCATTAATTAAGCTAAAGTCTTGAAAGGGAAGGCTAATTTTGTGAACATCGATCAACTGACTGCAGAGTCAAAAGGTTGTGACATCCCTCGATTTTGAATACGGCTATGGTTAATGTAATGATTGTCACTGTTCTTGCAGGGGACACCAAGAAGACCCCCAAATGGGTTTGCTCCGGCTTGCGGAATGTTTAAAAACTCGGCACTTCGTTCCCCTCGAATCAGTGGTGTGGCCGATATCGGTTTTCTGCCAGTTTAACTAGCCTGTTTGGTGAGTAACTGAATATTTTTTACAGCGTGTTCAGagcttattttccagtttttacgaacaaacataaatatatctgtgcatTCCTGTCTCACCCATAAAAGCAGGCATCTGTGGAAACCAGGTTTAGTTATCGAAGGGGAATCATTAAACCCCAGTTTAAACAGCCAGGCCGAAGGAGAGCCAGGAGATGTTTGGATATTTAGGCTGGGTGATCTCAGACGCATCATAACGAGAAAATGTTTCTCCAGTTCTAATTCACTGGAACTCACGGGTAACTTGCTGAAGGGCACCTTGAGCCAAGACTCCCTGgtcatctttttaaaagaaacaggaTATCATCAGTGAAAACAGCTAATACCAGTTCTGGACTGGCTTGGCACCGAGACAGGCGAGGACTTGGATTTGGTGTATATTAGAATTCAGCATAATATAGTTCTGGGCGGACAAAGGTGTCAACAGGAGTGTGCGAGCCATAAATGGGAGAGAGCCAGGGAGAGAGATTGGAGCAGACAAAGAAACCCCGAGCCCAAGTTTTGCCAAAGCTCAAAGAGAACGGCAATGTCGTTGGGGAGATCCATGAAAAAGGAGACTTGGGACTTCTGGGTAGGTAAATAAGAGAGAAACTGGCGCTGAGACAAATGCTTTTTATCAGTGGATAATGACCCACTGGATTAaggtattttattaatttattcagttcACAATAGCTCATAACGTCATTACCGTAGAGCTGCAAAGCTCTCAGAGAATATGCGATTTTTTTAGGTTCCACTATTGTAATTGGTGCGACCTATTTTCCTACCAAAACGAGGGACCTTCATGGCGAAGCTGGCCGAGCGAAAGCGAGGGCACCGTGATGAGGCTGTGCTTGCTTCGGAGGGTTTATGTTCACGCTGCCTACTCCAGCACGGCGTTGGGTTTCCAGCTGACTTGACTTCCACTTGAGCATCGAAAGGAAGGGGCCACTACCTCCAGATCACCTTTCCCAGGGCAGTAGACAGTGATTGGGAAGATGTTTAGAGTTTCACTTTGCCGGTTGAATTCTACGAAAAGAGTATAAACTCTCTTTCACCGGGAAGGCCAAGAAACTGAATGCATATTTGCATAAACGCCCACTTACCCTGAGGGCCAAAGTTTCCTAGAAATTTAAATTATAGGCCctaaaaggagagagacaatgtatatatatgaagCCAGGTTCTTCGTGGGAATCTATGTCCTCCCACGCTTTTCCACTATATCCCTCCTCCACACCCCgcgtaaagaaaaaaaaattggaaaagagaaagaaaagtaatacCCCGAATCTCAAACCAAACTCAGTTACAACCTAGGCAGGTCTGCAGTTCCGTCTTTAAGatgtaaatattcttttaaaggCCAGCACCAAAAGAGGTCTCTCTGGTTTCCAGTTGCCTCATCAAGGGAACAAAGCTGGTAGTGTAGTCAGCCCGTATTGTGTATAGGTTCACGGCAGAGGCAAACACCGAATGCATAAATACTAGGCCTTCCACAGACCGACATCtgatatatttcttaaaatgtcTGTGTTTATAAAAACAAGTCCAGGGCAGCTAAGCAGGTAGATGAAGCAAGATGTTGTTTGAACCGGACCAGGAgcagatgagaaaagagaaaaaagtagaataCTGGGACACATTCTGGCTGGTTGCATGAAGAGTTTGGGGGGTGAAGAGGAGGTGGAAATCTTTTTTACTGAAGCCGAAATGGGTTAGAGAGGCCACATTGGCCAGAGGGACTTAATTTATTCTTAAAAGCAAAGCCTCGGGAGCTTTCTATTATACAGgctttttgactttatttttaactgacggggaaaaaaaaaaaccctgcggTAAACCGCTACCACTGTGCAGATAGGATCTTAAgtgatgaaagaaatggaaaacaggaggcaaagaaaaagtattaaaGGATGCTGGAGATGTTAATCTGAACATCAGTACATTGGGATAGCATCATTAGAGTTTAATTATAAATGGTACCAAAAGGTACAGAATTCCAGCGCCTCAAGAGGCTCTGGAAACCTAGACCTAGATTCTTCCGCCTCAGCGAGAAGCAGTTCCACCAGGTTGAAGGGGAGTAGGATAGgcagaaaatatcaaaaaaagatttttgtattcTCAACTAAATTAATTGGTCAAAATTTATGACTCCATggtattctctttccttccattcctgTGAAGACCTGGATTGAGAAAAGAGGTAAAAGGTCTTtctttgccttctctctctctctctctctctctctctctctctctctctctctctctctctctctctctctctctctctctctctctctctctctctttttcctttatataaaaaggtctgctctttctcttctcttcttgcaACTTTTCTGTAAGGTGTTAAACCCTGTGGTAAGATAGAAgctaattctatttttgtttctagtTCAGATGACCTAGGTACAACTCAATGGGCATATCAGCACTTAATAACGAGGGCATTAAGGGGCTGATGGTGAGGTGGGCATCTGAGAtagtgaaagaaaagaggaggggtgCTTTTCAgccataaaaaatgtttttcctctttcttttgttgttgttgcagtgAAGCATTACTTAATAACGGTTATTGTCCCAGTGTCTACCTTCTACTACTCACACCTTGATCACCAGAAATCTGGAGGAAGACTGGCCATCTTGGATGCATCTGAATCAGGCAAGAAAAAGCAGAGTAACTGCTCCATTTGGCTAACTGATTTTGGATTAGGGTCTCAATTTTAGGGAAGGTACAGTCTAAAGGTCCCCTGGGAAATCTTTTTCTCTAACCCAGCTGTTAACAGAGATAGCAAATCCTCATCTAAGTCCCCATCATCCCTGCAGCCTGGGCACCAGAATCTGCATCTCTGGGAGTcaaccatattttttaaaagaggtttTAGTTATTCTAGACCAATTGTCTTCATTCCAATTCTTCTGGTAAACTGTATGATTGTtgttcttcccccccccccaaaaaaaaataatcaggcACAAATTCTTATCTGCTCCCATGTTACTTGTCTTTCTTTCAGTCCACCTACATACATAGAAGGGATGAAAAAGGTGTTGAAAAAGGCTGGACATTACTTTGTAAGAGTTTGGTCTTTGTGTGAtactatttcttaaaaaaaaaaatcagtcagacTCATCTTGTATGTTTTGAAGAAAAGCTGGAACTTGTTTTGTGGGAGAAAATAGAGCTCCTTTCCCTGTATTTATGATTCAAAGCAAAGCACTGCCTCTATCTTATGTTTGTGCTGGATAATTCAAAATAAACTGGACTATAAAGAGGAATCAAAAGAATCAGGCCAGATGGACCATAAATTTATGTTTTGTGTTGACGGAattatatctcagtttcctttgtcatcttttttcaaatctaatttcacaTTTTCCAAATGGTCACATGAGAAACGACTTTGACCCTGCTTTCAAGCATCCATAATGTCTTAGGATACGGCACACTTTCAGAAACTTCTGAGAGCAAGCACAAAACTGAGGGATTGTGTGGAGAACATAAAATGTTCTGAAAACAGATGGGACACTTGATTTTCAGATCTCAGAAACATTGTTCAGGTGACATGGAACCACTCGGCTGGTTGCAAACCaatccttctctgtctctgtctctgtctctgtctttatctctgtctcactctgtgtctttccttctctctgtttccctctctcttcccctctccccactcaAATTAACTTAAGAGCTACTAAATGGCAACATTACAGTTTTAAGACTTTTAGGGAATTTGAAACAGTGAAAACTTTACTCTGAAGAAAAGCTAGTTAACATCTCTACActgtttttctctgtccttttttATGGAAATAATTACAGGTAAAAATTAATCTAGATCTTTACCTTTTTTACTATCACTGTAAgaattagacttttttttaaaagatggaggtCATTTATGTAACTGCCATTAGTTTATCCCATTTTAAATAAGATAGCTTATTCTCTATATTTGGAGGGTGGGATGGATATATATGAACAGAAACAAGGACTAGAGTTAGGTAAGTTATGTAACTGCTTGGGGTTCAATAGGCAAGAAGAGCATAAAGAGGAATGCCATTTTATATgacttttaaaatgcatataatttTAATACCAGAAAATTTCACTGCCGACAACACCTGGATTTTTATTCTGTGTTGTCGTCTCCTGCGCTAAAGACTTAAACTTTACGATCAACTGTTACATATAGGGGGCGCAGTTTTCAAACCAAGATTTACTACTGACTGGGAGAAGTGATTTTTGTAAGATACTCAGGTCCCACAAATGTCTAAACATAGTTCTGAGTGGGAGAGTAGGAGTACATTGGGGATAGGGGTGGGTAAGactgaggggaagagaagaaaggctctctctcctctttcccccagtGTTCTGATCTGTCCTGGGAGATGGAGCTTTCCAAGCCGGCGTCAGTGGCGGTGACAGACTGAGGGCAGATGCAGTTCCTTCGATTAATTTCTGTTCCCGAAACTTTAAACTAGGAGTCATCGATTACTTTCGAATTTTAATTCCTTTCCTTCAGATTATCTCTGAGCTCTGTCTTGACTCCCATTGTGCCTTCCTGTGTTTATATTTGTAGAGTCCAGTCTGTCATAGAACCTGAAGTTGAGTGTACCAAAGTGAGAagcaatgaatttattttttaaaataaaataataaaaacaacaacaacagagaatTATCTTAATATTAATTCTCCTTCTGAAGATTTCTACTTtctatgaatattaaaaattagagtaCTAGAGAACCTAAATAGAAACTTTTACTGGAGAGAGAACTTTTTAAGAGACAAGGGAGAAATACCtcaatggtttttttttgtttttgttttttttttttgttttttttttgcgtGTGATAGGGAAAATAAGGCTTGTGGTGACCAGAGAGAACGTGTCTACACTGGCTTTGACAAGGGGTAAGCCATCTAATCTTCTCTACACTTCTGTGGGACTATAACGCATGAAAAAGTATCTGAAGTGAACTGACCTTTTTGTTACTTAGACCTTTCAAGGGCTTGTCCACTCTGGTTTGAAGCACAACACCAACAAGGGCAACATTTACCTCCTGTCAGGAGGAAACCACTCGAAGTTTGATTGAGGAAGTAGTTGTGATTTTGCAAACACACCGTTTATCTGTCGAAAGTAGCGGGTTTCAATTAGATTGCGGCGCAGACTCCATGACAATAATCATTTAGAAGAGAAGTGCACCTTAAAAGAAGGCGCTTTGCAACAATTTGAATAACGGAGCCAACTTGCTTCTGACTACCGAATTTAAGGTCGCATTTACATTTCTAACTCCCAGCATTGCCTGCCAACCTGGGGAATAGTGTTTTGCAGCCTTCTTTGTAATTCCACGTGGATGGGATTTCTAcaggatggttttttttttttcaaacttttttcccccttggagtTACAGGGGACTTCCTGTACAGAAAAACGACTTTAGACAGGGTTGTTAGGTTTCAAGTTAACAAAAAGAAACACTTTTATTGTCAATATTAATGGAAAAACTCGATTTTTTACGAGGTTTGGGTTTAGCAGCGTGCATAGATCAAAAGCAGCCTggtttgattttcaaatattctctGGAGCTTAGACAATTACCTGTAATTTTGCTTCCAACGACACAACACAAAAATGTTAGTTATGTAAATGTTACTGCCATGGAGGGTGGGGGTGTGTGAGAATGGAGCAGGCAGAACTCTCTACCTGTTTCTGCAACGTCAGATTCTAATAAATTTTTCCCACAGAACCTCAGTTcagttttttaaggcattcttctaaTATAGAAAATCTTGTGATCGGTTTACTGACAAATGCACCCTGCTCCTTACTCTGTAGCTGTATACATCCCACTATCAGCACATATATCCAAAGGTAATGAATCTGGCTGAGTGAGGTCTTTTTTGGTAATTTGGATACACCAAGTCTCCAGTTAATGACATATAATCAGCCTTTGGGTCATTTGGTCATTCTCTTATTACAAACCCCTTCTGCTCTCTCTGATCTCCTTTCAAACTAAATTTCACACAAACAAATAAAGCAAGACAGGGACAAGTCCTTTAAAAAAGGGAGAATATTAGAAACGCCTGATACACAACTCCAAACACGGAAAGGAAAACTCAAAGAGAATAGGAAAGAACATCTTATCAAAAAGAGCATGTTGTGtacaaaacattaaaagaaaatgctcTGGTTTCTGTTAAAGtgacagaaaattaaaataaaaataattgcaaacaGAAAAGTCATAATATAAACAGAGAAGGCAGAATGCTGGCTGGAAATGCGTGAGGagaataatttgttgtttcagaTTATGTATCTGAAATGTGATTGGTGAGGCGTTGCTTTGTTCCATtttccaaaaagagagagagggaaaaaaaaaaaaaaagagatggctTTCTCTTTAGTGCGCGTGTGAGCCCGCACAAGTTAACACAGGCCAAGACCCCATGGAAAGAAAAAGTGACCCAGCTGTTCCTGTGTTACAAAACCttcatctccccccccccccccccatgaaagaattagttatataaaaatacacaatTCTTTGGAGGAATACACCAATTCAATCTCAGATTTTTCTGCTTGAAGTTCCTAAGATTACATTATCCTGGAGATCTTAAGCTTGATCCTGTCTGAGGCCAAGGACCTTACCCAAGGTCcccacttttctttctatctagcTCCTAACTCTAGAACTAGTGTATTTCAAGCTGTCCAGTAAACATAGAAAAGAAGACCGTTGACTGTTACCACCATCTTATCCTAGTAACTATGCCACCAGTATTTGGTCTAGCTGAAAACAACTCTGCATTCAAAAACTCCAAAGATAAGTTGACTGTCCTTAATTCCTCCCTAAATCCTGCCTCATCTCCTTGGATCCTCTTCCCACCTTTAGATAGCTGTTGCCCCATATACAAACTTCTGGAAAGTCCAGCGGAGCTGAGAAGATAGTCTGAGAGGCAACTGAATAAATCTCCCCAAACAAGATGGAAAAGTCTTGAATAAGACCATTTGAGTATAACCCCATGTATAGGCGTGTAACCCCTTTTGGTCCATGGGCAAGTTAAGCAGCCCTATGATTTTAGCTGACTCATGAATGCGCTTTAGCCTACATTTAAAAGTTTGGCCCAAACATTCTTAGCTTCCAGAGCCGACTTATTCAAATATTTAAGCCCTCTGTTTATAAACACTGATCACTTGGGACTATGCATTAAAATCACCCCCTTCTTGTTGGATCCACTGAAAAGATGGGTGTTGGACCTGACTAGGTTTtactgccatttctttttttttgggacCACTGAGTCCAGCtgactttcctttttcaaattcatGAGCCGGAATGAACCAGAATCCCCGCCTTAAATCTCTACCAtcctcaattctttctttctccatattcAGAAGAGAAATGTTAGACGAACTGACAGGGATTCTTCAAGATTCTTTTCCCCCCTCAGGCAGATTTAGGGGGAAATTAGAGAGGTAGAGAAACAGAGTcatagagaagcagagacagagacaaacaatTTGAGGAGGGAGATACAAGtaggcaaagaaaggaaaaagagtaagacAAGAACCACATGGGGAAGGCAAACGACAGAGAAGTAGAGAAGGTCTGAGACTTAGAATCCCACgcatcttttttttggggggggggagtgggggaagacTTTCAACTCTCACCAGCAAAGCAcatccagagctctttccagaGGAGTCAATGTTGAGTACCCTTATGTTAGATCTCCTGCCCTAACCTGTTTTGCCCTAACCATTTGTTCATACAAGAATAGGCTCGATGGTCTTTCGATTTCTCTCTCTGCTGGgccaaaaaggagaaaaggacaatGACAAAGATAGAGGGGTTTAG encodes:
- the HAND2 gene encoding heart- and neural crest derivatives-expressed protein 2 — its product is MSLVGGFPHHPVVHHEGYPFAAAAAAAAAAAASRCGHEENPYFHGWLISHPEMSPPDYSMALSYSPEYANGAAGLDHSHYGGVPPGSGPPGLGGPRPVKRRGTANRKERRRTQSINSAFAELRECIPNVPADTKLSKIKTLRLATSYIAYLMDLLAKDDQNGEAEAFKAEIKKTDVKEEKRKKELNEILKSTVSSNDKKTKGRTGWPQHVWALELKQ